One window from the genome of Salvia miltiorrhiza cultivar Shanhuang (shh) chromosome 7, IMPLAD_Smil_shh, whole genome shotgun sequence encodes:
- the LOC130994176 gene encoding gibberellin 2-beta-dioxygenase 6-like, protein MVALESTPPLSQHYTKVAHGRSHDRSSQSEVACHHDLPVIDLAGLMDGDEGARAKCASKIAAASSEWGFFQVVNHGINPKLLNRMRREQIELFNAPFSRKSSCGILNNSYRWGSPTAIAPDNFSWSEAFHISLTKISDQSCYAEFSSLRYIYRLGLVQSRISPRGCLLCMMDKMNN, encoded by the coding sequence ATGGTAGCACTCGAGTCCACTCCACCTCTATCCCAACACTATACCAAAGTTGCTCACGGTCGGTCGCACGACCGAAGTTCGCAAAGCGAGGTCGCATGCCATCATGACCTGCCGGTCATAGACCTGGCCGGTCTAATGGACGGCGACGAGGGTGCGAGGGCCAAATGCGCGTCGAAAATCGCGGCGGCTTCTTCGGAATGGGGTTTCTTTCAAGTAGTCAACCATGGGATCAACCCCAAACTCCTAAACCGGATGAGGAGAGAGCAAATCGAGCTCTTCAATGCTCCTTTCTCAAGAAAGTCGAGTTGCGGGATTCTCAACAACTCGTACCGGTGGGGCTCCCCCACGGCCATCGCCCCCGACAACTTCTCGTGGTCGGAGGCGTTCCACATCTCCCTCACCAAGATCTCTGATCAATCTTGCTACGCCGAGTTCTCCTCTCTAAGGTATATATATAGGCTAGGGTTAGTCCAAAGTCGCATTTCACCGAGGGGGTGTTTACTCTGCATGATGGATAAGATGAATAATTGA